A stretch of the Chitinophagales bacterium genome encodes the following:
- a CDS encoding PIN domain-containing protein: MKRRIFIDTNIMLDFLGERKPFYIPIAKIATLAEKEKLTMVVSPISFATVNYFLSKFEGSKIAREKLRKFKIISEICPLDEQTIEKGLNSSIADFEDALQYFSATESNCELIITRNGKDFKKSLLPIMTADEFLKSMTG, translated from the coding sequence ATGAAAAGAAGAATTTTTATAGATACCAACATTATGTTAGATTTTTTAGGCGAACGCAAGCCCTTTTATATCCCAATTGCAAAAATTGCAACGCTGGCAGAAAAAGAAAAACTAACAATGGTTGTTTCTCCAATTTCATTTGCTACGGTAAACTATTTCCTTTCAAAATTTGAAGGTTCAAAAATTGCCCGAGAAAAATTACGGAAATTTAAGATAATAAGTGAAATATGCCCGTTGGACGAACAAACAATTGAAAAAGGGCTTAACTCTTCAATAGCTGACTTTGAAGATGCACTACAGTATTTTAGTGCAACCGAATCTAACTGCGAACTTATAATTACAAGAAATGGAAAAGATTTTAAAAAGTCTTTATTGCCTATAATGACAGCAGATGAGTTTTTAAAAAGTATGACGGGTTAA